One part of the Arthrobacter tumbae genome encodes these proteins:
- a CDS encoding enoyl-CoA hydratase/isomerase family protein, whose product MAYNTTHASQLVNMQLQRDVALVTIEDPPLNLLSRVTKEKLRETFIALKERSDIRAVVLRGAGTRAFSAGADIREFPQRIADGNAEQIAQEGHQLVSAIANCGKPTIALVEGVAYGAGLEVTLATDLRFATERASFALPEVTRGVFPGNGGTQLLPRIIGPARALELMLTGKPIDAVEAHRIGLVNRLIASGDPLAEALSFAEHLASLPTTAISRIRRLINAAVEQPLAEGLKLEAALFGEVFRTDAVKEGIKAFQEKRPPNFRGTESRSLS is encoded by the coding sequence ATGGCGTACAACACCACGCACGCGTCGCAACTCGTAAATATGCAGCTTCAGCGGGACGTTGCGCTGGTCACCATCGAAGACCCGCCCCTCAACCTGCTGTCGCGGGTCACAAAAGAAAAGCTGCGCGAAACATTCATCGCACTCAAGGAGCGGAGTGACATCCGGGCCGTTGTCTTACGCGGAGCCGGTACGCGGGCTTTCTCGGCCGGCGCGGACATCCGCGAGTTCCCCCAACGCATCGCCGATGGGAATGCCGAGCAAATTGCCCAAGAAGGGCACCAGCTAGTGTCGGCAATAGCCAACTGCGGCAAGCCAACGATTGCACTCGTGGAAGGCGTCGCTTACGGCGCCGGGCTAGAGGTGACCCTGGCCACAGACCTGCGGTTCGCCACTGAAAGGGCATCGTTCGCCTTGCCGGAAGTCACCAGGGGCGTCTTTCCAGGCAACGGTGGCACCCAACTGCTACCCCGAATCATCGGCCCGGCACGTGCCCTTGAACTTATGCTCACCGGAAAACCCATCGATGCGGTCGAAGCCCACCGCATCGGGCTGGTCAACCGGCTCATCGCATCCGGTGACCCGCTTGCCGAAGCATTGAGCTTCGCCGAGCACCTCGCCTCACTACCCACAACGGCTATTTCCCGAATTCGCCGGCTGATCAATGCCGCTGTTGAGCAGCCTCTCGCTGAGGGACTGAAGCTTGAAGCAGCGCTTTTCGGAGAAGTGTTCCGCACCGACGCGGTCAAGGAAGGCATCAAAGCTTTCCAGGAAAAACGACCGCCGAACTTCAGAGGAACCGAATCAAGGTCCCTCTCCTAG
- a CDS encoding tripartite tricarboxylate transporter TctB family protein, with protein sequence MTTTLHSDRTGNIVGAVLLLVLGVLVFTQTAALGESGASSDPGAAGYPRLIAGSLIVLAVLLALQRGSGDPLPARRDGLRVASVVILLIIYAVALDVIGYIAATALFLFGALFLMGIRKWLPLILLPVITSVSLFYIFYSIFGVSLPREFLERLIS encoded by the coding sequence ATGACAACAACGCTTCATTCGGACCGAACGGGCAACATCGTCGGCGCCGTACTGTTACTGGTCCTCGGAGTGCTCGTGTTCACACAGACAGCAGCTCTGGGCGAATCCGGCGCTTCCAGCGACCCGGGAGCCGCGGGTTACCCGCGGTTAATAGCCGGTTCACTGATTGTGCTGGCGGTGCTCCTCGCCCTTCAGCGCGGTTCCGGTGACCCACTTCCCGCTCGGAGAGATGGCTTGCGCGTAGCTAGCGTAGTCATTTTGCTGATCATCTACGCCGTCGCACTCGATGTCATTGGTTACATTGCGGCAACGGCGTTGTTCCTGTTCGGCGCACTGTTCCTGATGGGGATTAGGAAGTGGCTGCCGCTGATCCTGCTTCCCGTGATCACCAGTGTGTCGCTTTTCTACATCTTCTACTCCATCTTTGGTGTATCGCTCCCGCGTGAGTTCCTGGAAAGGCTCATCTCGTGA
- a CDS encoding tripartite tricarboxylate transporter substrate binding protein — protein sequence MTPSTSRTNRSARLSVAAVGGVVALSASLAACGANAGGDAAGGGGEGDNFPSEQIEMIVPWAAGGGTDLTTRQLAAQAEDTCGTRIIISNRTGAAGATGHQAIADAEPDGYTIGTATVEVSILNHLGNAEVTPEDLRGIVRFQATPSVLAVSSDSEYETFDDLVEGAKSGDQIRVATNGQGGIWDLAARGLAEAAGFEFAELVPFNGAAEMIPAVLGGQVEALTPSGAEMRSQIEAGELRGLVTMSDERFDVLPDIPTTEEVGVDWKAANWFGVVAPEGTPEDRVQKLSECFAEAANTEEFQEFMKAQGYGSEVVEGEEFESFMDEEFARYKDMVANLY from the coding sequence ATGACACCATCAACATCACGTACCAATCGATCCGCTCGTCTGAGCGTCGCTGCCGTTGGCGGCGTCGTCGCCCTCTCAGCGTCCTTGGCCGCCTGTGGAGCGAATGCGGGAGGCGATGCCGCTGGAGGGGGCGGAGAGGGAGACAATTTCCCCTCAGAGCAAATTGAAATGATTGTCCCATGGGCCGCCGGCGGCGGCACAGACCTCACCACCCGCCAGCTGGCGGCTCAGGCGGAGGACACCTGTGGAACCCGCATCATCATTTCCAACCGGACTGGCGCAGCCGGCGCCACCGGGCACCAGGCAATCGCCGACGCCGAGCCAGACGGTTACACCATCGGTACGGCGACGGTCGAGGTCTCCATCCTCAACCACCTCGGGAACGCCGAGGTCACCCCTGAAGACCTGCGGGGAATCGTGAGATTCCAGGCCACGCCGTCCGTGCTGGCCGTTTCGTCCGATTCAGAGTACGAGACGTTCGATGACTTGGTGGAAGGTGCGAAGAGTGGTGACCAGATCCGGGTCGCAACCAACGGGCAAGGTGGTATCTGGGACCTCGCCGCCCGCGGACTGGCCGAGGCTGCCGGTTTTGAGTTCGCCGAACTCGTTCCATTCAATGGTGCTGCCGAAATGATCCCTGCTGTCCTGGGCGGCCAGGTGGAAGCTCTGACTCCTTCAGGCGCGGAAATGCGTTCACAGATCGAGGCAGGCGAGCTCCGCGGCCTGGTCACCATGTCAGACGAGCGCTTCGACGTTCTGCCCGACATTCCCACCACCGAAGAGGTGGGCGTCGATTGGAAGGCCGCAAACTGGTTCGGTGTGGTTGCGCCCGAAGGAACTCCGGAGGACCGAGTTCAGAAACTGTCCGAGTGCTTCGCTGAGGCCGCGAACACCGAAGAGTTCCAGGAATTCATGAAGGCACAAGGTTACGGCTCCGAGGTCGTCGAGGGAGAGGAATTCGAGTCGTTCATGGATGAGGAATTCGCACGGTACAAGGATATGGTTGCCAATCTCTACTAG
- a CDS encoding NAD(P)-dependent oxidoreductase: MTSGSSGPGASSGTTPGTDGGHPDVVVGVAGLGNLGLPVARRLACAGFEVLGFDVNPGARASAEGLPLAASVRELAEKADVVFILVSDGGQCRSVLSGPDGIASASRPPAAVVIMATVGPDALTELAAELRGRETDIIDAPVSGGSEAATDGSLSLMVGGSPEVIQRWRAPLAALGTVHVMGPLGAGQSAKVANQMVFFGTQAVLQEALALANASGVNQDALLAALSGGTADCWSVRHPGFLEATARAYDASGVDPSHRSWHKDLRTAVQATAARDLNAPVTDVVNRVFGDRIDKAARRPSSPECARSQQH; the protein is encoded by the coding sequence GTGACGTCAGGCTCCTCCGGACCCGGCGCCAGTTCCGGGACGACGCCGGGAACCGACGGTGGCCACCCCGACGTCGTTGTCGGGGTGGCAGGTTTGGGTAACCTCGGTCTACCGGTCGCCAGGCGGCTTGCCTGCGCCGGATTCGAAGTCCTCGGTTTCGATGTCAATCCCGGTGCACGAGCGTCCGCCGAAGGGTTACCCCTTGCCGCTTCGGTGAGGGAACTGGCGGAGAAGGCCGACGTCGTATTCATCCTGGTCAGTGATGGGGGTCAGTGCAGGAGCGTACTGTCCGGCCCGGATGGCATCGCGTCGGCCTCTCGCCCGCCGGCCGCCGTCGTCATCATGGCCACGGTGGGCCCTGACGCGCTGACTGAACTTGCTGCTGAACTGCGGGGCAGGGAGACGGACATCATCGACGCCCCAGTAAGCGGTGGCAGCGAAGCGGCCACTGATGGCTCCCTTTCACTTATGGTCGGTGGGTCTCCGGAGGTGATTCAGCGATGGCGTGCCCCACTTGCAGCGCTCGGCACGGTTCATGTCATGGGACCCCTCGGCGCGGGCCAAAGCGCCAAAGTGGCCAATCAAATGGTTTTTTTCGGCACCCAGGCGGTGCTGCAGGAAGCGCTCGCGCTTGCAAATGCTAGCGGCGTCAACCAAGACGCGCTGCTGGCCGCCCTCAGCGGCGGAACGGCTGACTGCTGGAGCGTCCGACATCCCGGTTTCCTCGAAGCAACAGCCCGCGCCTATGATGCATCCGGCGTGGACCCGTCCCACCGATCCTGGCACAAGGATCTCCGGACGGCAGTTCAGGCTACGGCGGCACGGGACCTCAATGCTCCTGTGACCGACGTGGTCAACCGGGTGTTCGGCGACAGGATCGACAAGGCCGCCCGCCGTCCTTCCTCTCCTGAGTGCGCTAGGTCTCAGCAACACTGA
- a CDS encoding tripartite tricarboxylate transporter permease — MTDFLNGLESVLTWQPLLFMFIGILGGIVVGAIPGLTATMTIAILLPFTFVTEPLPGVCLLLGIYSGAVYAGSIPAILLRIPGTPSSAATLLDGHPMTLQGKGGLALTISLVASSIGGIIGGALLLAFAPTLAGFALKFGPAEFFMLAVFALALIASMSEGAMVKGLISGLVGLLIATVGTDPINGITRLTFGVDALQSGLGFIPVLIGLFGVAEALVRFEQHIHHRNANTIAPGSFRLKWSGLRKLMPGITYSSLIGFGVGVLPGTGGDIGSFIGHNEVKRLSRNTENFGKGDPRGLAAAESANNASVPGTLAPTLILGIPGNSAAAVLIGALTVHGLQPGPGLFAGSPDLVYGIFIALLVIPAMMLVVGLAGIRSWGQITRIPTEYLWPSILALSVVGAYALQSSAVDVMVTIAAGVLGYFMLKGGFPPAPLVIGLIVGPLAETGFRRATIISSGSYEWIFQPIPLVMLILSVLTVGWSLYRSWAMRKKPANANSENREAEDARK; from the coding sequence GTGACTGACTTCCTGAACGGACTGGAATCGGTCCTGACCTGGCAGCCGCTGCTCTTCATGTTTATCGGCATTCTCGGCGGCATAGTCGTTGGGGCAATCCCGGGCCTCACAGCTACTATGACCATTGCGATTCTGCTACCGTTCACATTCGTCACCGAGCCCTTGCCCGGCGTGTGCCTGCTGTTGGGAATCTATTCCGGGGCCGTCTATGCGGGTTCCATCCCAGCGATACTGCTGCGCATCCCGGGAACACCGTCGTCTGCAGCCACGCTGCTGGATGGCCACCCCATGACCCTTCAGGGTAAGGGCGGCCTGGCGCTGACTATATCGCTGGTAGCTTCCTCAATCGGAGGCATCATCGGCGGCGCGCTGCTGCTGGCGTTCGCTCCGACTCTTGCGGGGTTTGCGTTGAAGTTTGGCCCGGCCGAATTTTTCATGCTGGCTGTATTCGCTCTCGCCCTCATCGCCTCGATGTCCGAAGGCGCAATGGTGAAGGGACTCATCAGCGGACTGGTCGGTCTGCTGATCGCCACGGTGGGAACCGACCCCATCAACGGCATCACCCGCCTGACGTTCGGAGTGGATGCGCTCCAGTCCGGACTCGGTTTCATCCCGGTCCTCATTGGGTTGTTCGGGGTCGCTGAAGCGCTCGTTCGATTCGAACAACACATTCATCATCGGAACGCCAACACCATCGCGCCTGGTTCCTTCCGTCTGAAGTGGTCCGGTCTTCGCAAACTCATGCCGGGCATCACGTACAGTTCTTTGATCGGTTTCGGTGTGGGTGTCCTACCTGGAACCGGTGGAGATATTGGGTCCTTCATCGGCCACAACGAAGTGAAGCGCCTTTCGAGGAATACGGAGAACTTCGGCAAGGGGGACCCACGTGGCCTGGCAGCTGCCGAGTCAGCGAACAATGCGTCAGTTCCGGGCACACTTGCTCCCACACTCATTCTGGGCATCCCCGGCAACTCGGCCGCGGCCGTCCTGATCGGCGCGTTGACCGTGCATGGTCTTCAACCCGGACCCGGCCTGTTTGCTGGGTCACCGGACCTGGTTTACGGCATCTTCATCGCGTTGCTGGTCATTCCCGCCATGATGCTGGTAGTCGGGCTCGCCGGCATCCGTTCCTGGGGCCAGATCACCCGCATTCCTACGGAATACCTCTGGCCATCCATCCTTGCCCTGAGTGTCGTCGGCGCCTACGCGCTGCAGTCAAGCGCCGTGGACGTGATGGTCACCATCGCGGCCGGCGTGCTCGGATACTTCATGCTGAAGGGCGGCTTCCCGCCTGCGCCGCTGGTGATTGGCCTCATTGTGGGGCCGCTCGCGGAGACCGGTTTCCGCCGCGCGACGATCATCAGTAGCGGCTCTTATGAGTGGATCTTCCAGCCGATTCCCCTGGTTATGCTGATCCTGAGCGTGTTGACCGTCGGCTGGTCGCTGTACCGCTCCTGGGCAATGCGGAAGAAGCCCGCGAATGCGAACAGCGAAAACCGCGAAGCAGAGGACGCTCGGAAGTGA
- a CDS encoding CaiB/BaiF CoA transferase family protein: MSAPLAGIRVLDLTHFVAGPWCTMLLADLGAAVIKLEPPDGEIGRDMGSVYTTGESAIFLGFNRGKRSIAMDLKHPEGLTAALKLAGQADIVVQNFRPGTAERLGIGAAALREAHPELIYCTVSAFGSDGPYASRPANDPVIQALSGSMAATGRVEGRPVRMGVSLPDVAAGVLAVTGILAALHRRKQSGVGSTIELNLLDTQLYAQTDLITTDLITPVAEAENGTAPICPRSDDDDTASVRGAYVCADGLSLWLEAEPSGLIIGAGSAESRSAQGTVHRREEVAALLRTHSRDHWLATLGKIGKDIAPVLGLADVLPGAPPRTLEVDHPSIGRLRQIRTPVTADPSWPPADLPPPRLGEHTQDVLRELGLPDTDINDLAARGIIRTATPCKTSYSTTTNGTHAKEQS, encoded by the coding sequence ATGAGTGCTCCGCTGGCAGGCATACGTGTACTGGACCTGACGCATTTCGTCGCCGGACCCTGGTGCACCATGCTGCTGGCGGATCTCGGCGCGGCAGTCATCAAGCTTGAGCCCCCCGACGGTGAGATCGGCCGTGACATGGGAAGCGTCTATACCACGGGTGAATCGGCCATCTTCCTGGGGTTCAACCGCGGCAAGCGCAGCATAGCCATGGATTTGAAGCATCCCGAGGGCCTTACTGCTGCCTTGAAGCTGGCCGGTCAGGCCGACATCGTCGTACAGAACTTCAGGCCCGGCACGGCGGAGCGTCTGGGAATCGGCGCGGCGGCGCTGCGCGAAGCGCATCCTGAACTGATTTATTGCACAGTGTCGGCCTTCGGCAGCGACGGTCCTTACGCTTCCCGCCCCGCCAACGACCCGGTGATACAGGCGCTCAGCGGGTCAATGGCAGCGACGGGTCGGGTCGAGGGCCGGCCGGTGCGGATGGGGGTGAGCCTCCCTGATGTGGCTGCAGGAGTATTGGCTGTGACCGGCATACTGGCTGCCCTCCACCGGAGGAAACAGAGCGGGGTCGGTTCCACGATCGAGCTCAATCTTCTGGACACACAGCTGTATGCCCAGACGGACCTGATTACCACGGACCTGATCACCCCCGTCGCGGAGGCCGAAAACGGCACTGCGCCTATTTGCCCCCGGTCTGACGATGACGACACTGCGTCTGTACGAGGGGCATATGTTTGCGCGGACGGGCTCTCGCTGTGGCTTGAAGCCGAGCCCTCCGGGCTGATTATCGGGGCAGGTTCAGCAGAGAGCCGGTCAGCGCAAGGAACGGTGCACCGACGTGAAGAGGTGGCCGCGCTCCTGCGTACGCATTCGCGTGATCACTGGCTAGCAACCCTCGGCAAGATCGGGAAGGACATCGCGCCTGTTCTAGGACTTGCGGACGTCCTTCCCGGAGCACCGCCTCGAACCCTCGAAGTGGACCATCCCTCTATTGGGCGCCTGCGGCAGATCCGCACCCCGGTGACTGCGGATCCTTCCTGGCCGCCTGCTGATCTTCCGCCGCCCCGCCTCGGCGAACACACCCAGGACGTTTTACGGGAACTGGGGCTTCCTGACACCGACATCAATGACCTGGCAGCTCGCGGAATAATCCGCACGGCCACTCCATGCAAGACCAGTTACAGCACCACCACCAACGGAACACATGCCAAGGAGCAATCATGA
- a CDS encoding acyl-CoA dehydrogenase family protein, whose protein sequence is MSTITETMQKEQYALTDEQLALQEEIRVLADGPVAAGAAHRDKTGEYPQDMFDLLVEKNYLALPFAPEHGGRNSGILSCVLAIEGLTRACYNTSYLLMMTWQPFFAISAAGNEEQRRKYLPGLANGTLRFSTANTEPEVGSDMANLQTRAERVDGGYLLNGKKVWAGNAPVSDYFVTFARTGEPGHRGLSSFVVPTTAEGVVRGAKMNKIGGRAIPSCEVEFNNVFVPAEDRLGAEGDGFKTAASTFTKLRPLVGARALGLAQGSLDHAVSYAKDRKAFGQRIADFQGLQWMLADMKIGLEASRHLVYKSAAVLDGGMSPRDAAPLIGVAKTFATDTAMQITLDGIQIFGAKGYSTDYPMERFMREAKGLQIIEGTNQIQRNIIAKDLLS, encoded by the coding sequence ATGAGCACCATCACCGAAACCATGCAGAAGGAACAGTACGCGCTCACAGACGAGCAGCTCGCGCTCCAGGAAGAGATTCGCGTCCTTGCGGACGGGCCAGTTGCCGCTGGGGCAGCCCACCGTGACAAGACCGGTGAATACCCTCAGGACATGTTCGACCTGCTGGTTGAGAAGAACTACCTGGCGCTGCCTTTCGCCCCCGAGCACGGTGGCAGGAATTCGGGGATCCTAAGCTGCGTGCTCGCCATCGAAGGGCTCACCCGCGCCTGCTACAACACGTCCTACCTGCTCATGATGACCTGGCAGCCGTTCTTCGCGATCAGTGCAGCCGGCAATGAGGAACAGCGGCGGAAGTACCTGCCCGGACTGGCCAACGGGACCTTGCGGTTTTCCACCGCAAACACCGAACCGGAAGTCGGATCGGACATGGCGAACCTGCAAACCCGAGCCGAGCGGGTGGACGGGGGATATCTCCTCAATGGCAAGAAGGTCTGGGCTGGCAACGCGCCCGTGTCGGACTATTTCGTGACGTTCGCCCGTACCGGCGAGCCGGGTCACCGCGGGCTAAGCTCCTTTGTGGTTCCCACCACCGCCGAGGGTGTGGTCCGCGGGGCGAAAATGAACAAGATCGGCGGCCGTGCCATCCCGTCCTGCGAGGTCGAGTTCAATAACGTCTTTGTCCCTGCCGAGGACCGGCTAGGTGCGGAGGGGGACGGTTTCAAAACTGCCGCCAGCACCTTCACGAAGCTGCGTCCGCTGGTTGGTGCACGAGCACTCGGACTCGCGCAGGGTTCCCTCGATCACGCGGTCTCCTATGCCAAAGACCGGAAGGCCTTCGGACAGCGGATCGCCGATTTCCAGGGGCTGCAGTGGATGCTGGCCGACATGAAGATCGGCTTGGAAGCCTCAAGGCACCTGGTGTACAAATCGGCAGCAGTGCTCGACGGCGGCATGTCGCCTCGGGACGCAGCGCCGCTGATCGGCGTGGCGAAAACCTTCGCCACGGACACCGCGATGCAAATCACGCTCGACGGCATCCAGATCTTCGGCGCGAAGGGGTACAGCACCGATTACCCGATGGAGCGATTCATGCGGGAAGCCAAGGGCCTTCAGATCATCGAAGGGACCAACCAGATTCAGCGGAATATCATCGCGAAGGACCTGCTCTCCTGA